Proteins found in one Alteromonas macleodii genomic segment:
- a CDS encoding DUF808 domain-containing protein, whose translation MAAANLLALLDDIATLMDDIATMSKVAAQKTAGVLGDDLAVNADQVQGVKADRELPVVWAVAKGSLINKAILVPAALAISAFIPSLITVLLVLGGLYLCFEGAEKLLHKYLPHEDEEEIREARIEALSKDDVDMVAFEQDKIKGAIRTDFILSAEIIVIALGTVTDATLTTQIGVLVALSLAITLGVYGLVAGLVKMDDVGLYMLRKSLTGSMNTLQRFIGKALLVAAPALMKTLAVVGTVAMFLVGGGILTHSIGFLHIFTDWFTTLIPSASLVMSILADGVVGIVAGVIIALVVTMVSKFKGKKS comes from the coding sequence GTGGCCGCAGCTAACTTACTTGCCCTACTTGATGATATTGCAACGTTAATGGATGACATCGCAACTATGTCAAAAGTCGCAGCACAAAAAACAGCGGGCGTTTTAGGTGACGATTTAGCAGTAAATGCCGATCAGGTTCAAGGGGTTAAAGCAGATAGAGAACTGCCTGTTGTATGGGCTGTTGCAAAAGGCTCGCTTATCAATAAGGCCATCTTGGTTCCCGCAGCGTTAGCCATAAGTGCCTTCATACCTTCACTTATTACCGTGTTATTGGTGCTGGGCGGATTATATTTATGTTTTGAAGGCGCTGAAAAACTGCTTCATAAATATCTCCCCCATGAAGATGAGGAAGAAATACGAGAAGCCCGAATTGAAGCGCTCTCTAAAGACGATGTTGATATGGTGGCTTTTGAACAAGATAAAATCAAAGGCGCTATACGCACCGACTTTATATTATCTGCTGAAATCATTGTTATTGCGTTAGGTACCGTGACAGATGCAACGCTCACAACGCAAATTGGTGTGTTAGTGGCACTAAGCTTAGCCATTACACTTGGCGTATATGGACTAGTCGCGGGCTTGGTTAAAATGGACGACGTGGGCCTTTACATGCTTCGTAAGTCACTAACAGGCTCAATGAACACCCTTCAACGATTTATCGGCAAAGCATTGTTAGTTGCCGCGCCCGCGCTAATGAAAACCCTTGCGGTAGTGGGTACGGTGGCAATGTTCTTGGTGGGCGGCGGCATCCTTACTCACAGCATAGGCTTTCTACATATTTTTACCGACTGGTTTACCACACTTATCCCAAGCGCATCATTGGTTATGTCTATACTGGCAGATGGCGTAGTAGGTATTGTTGCTGGCGTTATCATTGCGCTAGTAGTGACAATGGTTTCCAAATTTAAAGGCAAAAAGTCCTAG
- a CDS encoding AraC family transcriptional regulator: MNNVTSEKKAGISVSNDREIGEATQLPSLSVRSYARKARSHAHPFYQLVLPVNGHIEIAQDYFTGSVGVGEGVCIAPLEVHSFSANENAKFVVADLRSVPVQLQDKHKPIFQVNTALQAFLSFVEVQLTNYAFYGHDEMTALFQVLLAKSEVGAGADKRITQVISHIHGDLGASHTLQLLSEMACMGTTQFKTRFKQATGLSLRDYLVKIRMEKAKALLRNTDTPMSSIAQTTGYEDVAAFSRRFKTYFGQPPKTFKRK, encoded by the coding sequence ATGAATAACGTGACATCAGAGAAAAAGGCAGGAATCAGTGTGAGTAACGACAGAGAAATAGGTGAAGCAACACAATTACCGTCGCTTTCAGTTCGTTCTTATGCCAGAAAAGCCCGTAGTCACGCACATCCTTTTTATCAGTTAGTATTGCCTGTAAACGGGCATATAGAAATAGCGCAAGACTATTTTACAGGCAGCGTCGGTGTAGGGGAGGGAGTGTGTATTGCGCCCCTCGAAGTACATAGTTTTAGTGCGAACGAAAATGCAAAGTTTGTGGTTGCCGACTTACGTTCAGTACCAGTACAGTTGCAAGACAAACACAAGCCTATTTTCCAGGTTAATACCGCCCTTCAAGCTTTCTTAAGTTTTGTCGAAGTGCAGTTAACCAATTACGCTTTTTACGGGCACGATGAAATGACTGCGTTATTTCAGGTATTGCTGGCAAAAAGTGAGGTGGGCGCGGGAGCAGACAAGCGAATCACCCAAGTAATAAGCCACATACATGGTGACTTAGGGGCATCGCATACGTTGCAGTTGCTTTCAGAGATGGCCTGTATGGGAACCACACAGTTCAAAACTCGGTTTAAACAAGCCACTGGGCTTAGCTTACGTGATTACCTAGTGAAGATAAGGATGGAGAAAGCCAAAGCGCTGCTTAGAAATACCGATACGCCTATGTCGAGCATAGCTCAAACCACGGGTTATGAAGACGTTGCGGCATTCAGCCGTCGGTTTAAAACGTATTTCGGGCAACC